The genomic segment CACAAGGAAGTAAACGCAGGCCATACTGCCACATctcactcaggaaggacacacaccaaatagtgtagtgttctcctgaaaaggaattatttgccaaaaaggcccgcttagagcagtcaaaatcacttgaccctttgcgtggattgtttggacaTAATTCCATATATGTGgctgtaactctctctctctttatttttaaccattattagaaatcaggccttagtaatttcttcctacaacaaaggacagcaatcaatccagccaaaagtctcccacttatcagctccctgtaattttttcTACTCTGGCGCCAAGTAACAGATTTTTCCAtatacttagctcaaaacaaagtaattttcacttttcccccccgaaactctgaaacattcctcactcttccaacttccctgataattacaagctgccttttcaccttcagcatcggctctttaatatgctaatctaagccagggtctttcctttctttccccagtctctttgatgcctagaatttgcatctgccttccaagcctctaacctttaaaagtcagccagctcaaaaaataaatttgtctccgttTCGTTCCTTGAAAACgcgagtccccatgcaatctgtgtggtttcattcatttctacaatatatttccgtctttcgccattccgcgtgcccaccttttccccgtggaatttttcccgaactccacgaagaacctgtttgcaggtgctgaagactgcaaacaaaatttggctcacagcaccaTACACCTTGTGCAACTCAAGTTAAATAGCAATGACCTGAGCTGGTGATCTAGGGACTTCTGGCATGGGCACGTTTACACACCACCCCTGGACTGGTAGCAAGGTTCAGACCTGGGCAGAGGAGCCTAGTGGTGGGCCTTAAGGGGCAGAGGAGGTGGACTGAAGTGGGTACTAAAGAACAGAATGGCGATTCAGAGATGTAGTTCACAGCTCCTGTGCAGACCCTGGGTACCACAACAGGCATCACACTGAGCCTCTGCCAAGAACCCTGGCCCTCCTATCTAATTGGCCTTTCCCCCACTTTCTTggctctccttttccttcttcagcTCTCCTGTCCAACTCCCTGATGTGACCCTGGGAGCTTCGAAGCCTTCTCCCTCCAAGGAGCAATTCTGTGTTCACGCTCTTTTTCACAAGGTGAGCACTGACAGAGTATGTGAGTTCCCCTGGTCCTCCACTCCCAGAGGTGCTTTGATCACTCCAACTTTTATTACAATGGTTCCCAGAGTGGGGTCCTGCTGATGGGGCCTCTTTTCACTTCCACCTGCTGGCCTGTTATTCCTGAGGGTGCGAGGTCCTAGCTTTGGTTACACAGGAAACAACTCTGCTTGTCCCAGCTCAAGAACCTCAACTCTTTGAGGGCCTCGTTTCAATGAGATCAATATTTAGTGTTTACTTTATTATAACCAAGTAAATCTTCACAAGTGGATTACACAGTATACTGggattatatttctttaaagcagctttttggttttgtttttctctggagTTAGTAATGGTCCCATTTGCTTTGGCTTATTCTGCCTGCCCATACTTGAGTTGGCCAATAAATATCCAGTATAGGTATatatcttttctgttttctcaaaTGTTCATGATTTGTGAATTTTGATGAGCCTCAGGGTTAGTCTCTTGGTAAATCATGTGGGAAACCACTAGCCTCTCACCCATTGTGTGGTATTAGAGATTCTTTCTTTCAAAACTTGACTACATGTACTTTCTTGTTGCTATGTCTTCCTGTTTCATGATGTCACATGTACAAAGGCATATTCTCATTCTAGTTCCATGCTGGTCCTCTTCCCATTGGCCTGTCTCTATGAGTTCCCAGCACTGCTTCAGTCCCACCATGTTCACACAGGTCATTATCTGATGCTCTTATGAAAAGCTGTCACTGGAGTTCTCTGGTCAGTGTCACGCTGCTGCTGTCCCTGGCTTGTTCTTCAACTGGACACACTCAGTCTTTCTAGGGCTCCATCTTTGGGGAAAGGGGTAGGGAGTGTCTGGATTCTGTGGTTTGGAGAAACCTGATGGTCTTTCTTCTCCCAAGCTTCATTCTTCATGCCTCCTACTCTTATTGGAATTCTTTGATCTCTGCTTTAAGGGCAGAGATGTGGCTAAGAGGGAGAGCACGTGGGAAGCACACACAATGCACATAAATCCCTATCTAAAACCATGAAGCACCCTCTGCATGTTGGGAATATGGAGGAGCCCATGAGCCTTGTCAGGGACCCTCATAGCTTCGAATCAGGCTAGGTGGCCCTAGGCGATGGCTTGACCTCCCTGAGTGTGATTCTTAGCCTGGAAGATTCTCTCCTCCTTAACTCGCCCATGGTTACTTATTGGTGATAGACTTGTTGAGTGAGTTACATACTCCACCAATCAGCAGCTCCTCAGAACAAAAAACCCCACCCACATCTGGTCACCAGGTATCTGCCCGCTGTGGACAACTGACTTCTAACGTGGGGTGGCCCCTGCCTTCTACTCCCAGGCACTGTTATAAGCGAGGTCTGACCCTCAATTCTGAATAGAAGCAGCTTAGAGGCATCAGCTTTTCTTTACCttgctcagacccatcctaacATTTAGGGGATCCAGAAGATGACTTCTGGCAGGTCTCCTGGCCACAAACTTGGGGAAGCATGTGCAGCTGCTCATGTACCTGGACAAGGCTGGCCAGAGGCCAAGCAGACCCCAGACCCCAGGCCTCAGGCAGTGAATTTGGAACCCTGGACAGCCAGACGATGATGAGAGAGCACTGTGGGGCAGGAGTaatggtacagtggggaggacatttgctttgcacatggctgacctcggtttgatccctggcatcccatactatactctgagctcatcaggagtgatctctaagggcagagccagaagaaagccctaaaCACATCTGGAtgtgacctcctaccccaaaaaGTGTGGAACAGAAGGAGAGGCAGGGGATAAgttacatgccttgcatatggctgacccagattctggTACCTCAAGGACACCAAACATCACTAAGGTGAACCATCtgaccccagcaccacagggcctgAGCAACACTGCATTGCCTGGACCTCTTGAGACCATGTGGGAAGCAATAATTTATGCCCCtctcaaacatacacacacagacaccacacaggacacacacacacgcacacgtgtgcacacacacgcgcacacgcacacacacacacacacacacacacacacacacacacacacacacgctctacTCAGGTTCTGCtgccaaatgaaataaaacaaaacaaagttagcTTGAGTAGAAGTGTGGCCAGAGGAGGGAAGGGTGCTCCTAATTTGGCAGTACCCCAACTGTCTAGTGTCCAGCCAGTGCTAGAGGGGTGACCGGCCTTCTAGGAGAACCAGTTCCAGCCCCTCAGCTGATTCGTCTCTCAATGTACTAGTTTCCCCTGGGGGCCACTGAGCTGGTGGCAACTGAAAATTAGGCCAGGAACAATGGACGTGGACTAGTGAGAGGCCAAAGAATGGAAGTGAGGCTTTCAGAACTAGCTGGGCATTGGCCTCGTCAGCTCGACTCCTTATGAAGGACCCAGCCAGGCAGGATGGGTCACGGCAAGTGTCTTCTCACGGACAAGCCTGATGCCACTCAGCAGAAGGGGCCTCTACATCACCTGGGTTTGAAACCCAGCTTGGTGCATTACTCTTCTGTTTATGAGCTCAGTGAATGATACGTAGCTCCAGCTCTGATGTTCAAGGGAGCTGGTGTCATTCATGTTCAGGCTCAAAGGGACAGAGAAGGCAAAGGCAGTGAGATGTGGCTGGAAGACAAGGGCCCTTTGAAGATCCGGACAGTACAAGTGACCAAAAGACAGGAACCAGCTCCCCTTCCCACCTGCTGGGGGATCTTATGTAGGAGAACCACGAGGCTCTTTCAGACTTCCTGTTTCTGACAACTGACATCCGGGAAATTAAGCCCATTCTGGCCATCTATGCATTGATGAAAGACCTTTCTGACACTCTTGTTCCCCTAACTAACAGCCCCCACACCAAGCACACTACAGCCCCTAGAAATGGGCTCCTATCCCTTCACCTACCTCTTGGACTGGAAACAACTGGAAGGCACATAGGCAGGCATCATGCCAAAAAGCTGGCCTGTGTGAACATATGACCCAGTCAATGAATGACGGAGGGAGAGAGGTGAGCCAGCACAGAATTAGGGACCTCAGAGGCTCAGTTTTGTTCTGAGAGGTTTTCTTTCTGAGGTCTTCTCATTTCTAGAAAATCTGATCAGTTGGGGATATTGCTTAATGCCGTTAAGAGCTCATTATTTTTATGCTGGCTGACTAGAATCCATTTTGATGGCTGCTTTTTAAGTAGATTTGTAACCAAAACGGCCAGCAATGATTGCCCTGGATTTAAGCAGCCTAAGAACATGCCATGGCTGCTCTCTGAAGCCCACTCCACTCTCACCCACAGGCTCCAGAACTCTGGATGCAGACAACTTGGCTCGTGACAAACTGGCTTTTCCTGTGTCATACCTGAGATAAACTTATCCATTATCTCTTttattgtggtgtgtgtgtgtgtggggtgtcatTTCaggtggtcctcagggcttacttgtggccttaatgctcaaggatcactcatggtgagGCTAGGGGAACCAAATGAGGTGCCACTGAATGTCCACAGTCAAGGCAAAGACTTCCTCCCACCCCatgccctctctcctcccttatcATTTGCTTTGGGGTGGGCAATTGGGTCACAACAGGttatgttcagaggttactcctgggtctgtgctcatgaaccactcctggcagtgctcgggggaaccTACAGGATGCCTAAGATTGAATCAGAGTTCTtaagccacctgcaaggcaaacaccctcccctctgtgctattgctctggtccttctcCTCCATTGTCTTAAATAGTCATGGACACCAAGAAGGAATCTAGAATTAGGAATCTCCCAGTCAAATGGATACAGAAGCAAGCACAAGGTTTGTGATCCTCGGCAAATGTGCCTTTGCCTATTTCCTTCATCTATACTTAGTCTCCAGGAGCCCAGTGATGGAGTTGTAGATGAATGACTATGGTCTTGAGCCAGATGGCATGACTTAAATAACACTCCCCTTGTGCGGTGCTGGCCTGTAGAGATGAGACGGGCATTCCATGGTCTCTTCGGTGGTATGAAGCTTAGGGGCAGTGGGGTTCTGGGGTATATAATCAGAAAGACCCCCTAAAGTAAAGGGGATGAATCAGCTTTGTCCACAGTGTGAGTTCTGAGGCCAGATAAAGGGAGTCAGGGTCAACAGACACAGCTTTTGTTCTGAACAGTTGCTCTGAAGGcaggttcctttctccccaccctaTAGGGGCTCCCATAAATCTCTTATGAAGCAGAATAAGGCCAGTGGCCTGGTCTCACTCCTGAGAAATAGCTCCAGGGTTCTGTGCCTGGCATGGCCAGGACAGGCAACAATTGTTCTActttggtttttgagtctcatctggcagtgctcaaggctactCCCTgatctctgcacttaggaatctctcctggtggtgctcaagggaccacatgggatgctggtgtcgaacctggattggctgtgtgcaaggcaaatgccctacccattgtgttatcataCTGGCTCCAGGCAATAGGTATTGCCATTTGGGTCTTGGGTCACacttattggtgctcaggggataatactcccagctctgtgctccaggtGGTGGGGATGGACCTATGACTCCTGAATGTTTGGCATGTGCTCCAACGCTCTGCACACTCCCTCCCCCAGATGATGGTAGAGAGGGAGGGTGGTTGCCGGAGAGCCTGGGCCCTGACAGCTAGCATGAGGTTGAGAACAGGTGTCGGTCTACTCAGTCCATTCCAGACATGGGTTTCTGGGGTGGTGTGAGAGCATGAGGGGTGGGAATATTCTAGCGCCTGCTGTTCAAATAGCACAGGGAAGTGCTCATTCCCAAAGGCGGCCCTGTGGTGGCTTAAAAAGTAAAGTCCTGAGGGTGCAGAAAAATGAGGCCCTGAGGATACACAAGCAAGAAGGAAAAGTACACCCCTGGACCCCAGGGCTGGCTAGGGATTCAGTGCTATGTGATGCCCCCCTAAGTTGTTTCCTGCTCTAAATTTCCGTGTTTTCTTCTGAAGGGGAGCCTCAGGCTTCAGGAATGTGCAGAGAAGGAGTAGAGAATAGGGGTCCTGGgctgaggagagggagggaaagagatagagcCTGTGGGGTCTGAAGAGGGCTCCAGGCCTGGCCAGCTCCTGAGAGGCATGTATTGAATTCAGGCCCATGGAGCCTCTAATGAAAACCTGCTCCTAAGTCCCAGGCTTGGGTCTTCTTTTAGCTGCTTCTTTATTCTAAATGTATGAGTGAATGATGCCCTTAACCCCCACAGAACACGCAGCAGGTGTGGCTCCTAGGTCCAGTTCAGCAGGGGCTGCCTCATTTGGCAGCCATTAACTTGGCCTGACTCACGGATGCATTTCACACTGCCCAGGGACAGGGCCACACACAGGTCTGTTTTTGGAAAGAGGAATGTGGTCTTATTTCAAAGGTCTGGCTTCCTCTTGTTGATGAGAAATCATTTGTATACTGAATTATAAAGATAAGTGGGACTTGACATTGGGAAGTCTAGTGTGAAACTCAGTCACATCCTTTCCTGAAAAATCTCTTTCTGACCCCTCTTTGGGCATAGTGTTCCTTCTGCTGTTTCTGGGCTTTTTATTCTTCTGGGACAGGAAAGTTTTTCTCCCCCAGGGCAGCTTCATCcagtgtgtggtgtggtgtgtgtgtgtgtgtgtgtgtgtgtgtgtgtgtgtgtggatgtctgtgtgtgtgtcctgtggGTGTGAGTGTGCATGGGGGGGGTGTCTATGTGTTTGAGGCATGTGGGGGGTTGTATTTGTGGTtggtgtgtgtgtaaatgtgcGCATGAGGAGTGTTTATATTGATGTGTGTGTTTATCTGTGTCCATTGTTGGGAAGGTTACATTGGGAGTGTCTATGTGTCTATGTTGGGGgtatgtgtgtggttgtgtgtgtggaCATGTCTGTGTTGTGTGCACACATGGCATTCATAAGCCATCAGATGCTTTGTTAGGCTAGGGCCAGGGAGAACAGAACATTTGAGGTTAGGAAGAACCTGTAGGAGACATGCACTCAGGGACCATGAGATAAACTTTATTTGAGGCGAAGGGAGGCCACCAGAAAGGTTCCAGACACACTGGTTAGTGTCATTAACAATGTATGGGCTGGGTGGAAGGTCAGCactgggcacttgctttgcatgcaggaaatcaTGTATGCAACACCCACAAAGAAAAGTGACTTATGTCCTCTTCTCATGATGTgagtggggaggagagggaagagctGGAGCTAGAGGTTGCCAGGAAACATACATGCAGAGGTGCTAGGTTGGTGTGCCTAATGCCACAAGTATGATGAAGACAAATGgccagagatagcagagcagataGGACTCTTGTCTGGCAAGGCGGTGTCAACCAGGTTTGTATCCCTGAAACTCAAaccttccaggaatgacccctaagtgcagaaccaagtgtaagccttgagcacagccaggtgtggtcttcatgaaggcagaaagaaaatgaagacaaacaaaaatgcacTCATGTGTGtggagaaaacacacacacacacacacacacatgtgtgtgttgtgtgtccaTGAGCATGGGCCTCTTATTAACCAGGCTATCTTTTTATGGAGTATGACTACCAGGGGATGTTCTTCCACTGAGTTGAAGGTGTCTTACCTTTGGGAGGTCTGTACTTGTCATCTAAGGTGAAGACTCGGAGGCAGGCCCTCTCGGCCTTTCTTTGAGTGAATGCAGCGGCTTCCTTTTCTATCCtgaaagcaaaaaatatagaagaaaggATGAGAGAAACAATGGTCACATTCCAGTCCACCTTCTCAAGAACCATTTCTGGAATCGTCCTGCTGGGCACTCAGAAGGATATACGTACCTGCTGGGCACTCAGAGGGATAGGGCACCCCCCCAGCCCTCACAAATACACTCATAGACTTTCTGCCTGTCTGTCGTCTCTACTGAGCACAGACCTGATACCCCAAGGATAGCTTGGCTGTGGGAAATGGCAGGGGCTCACTCACCCTATGCTGTTCCCACTGCCATCTGGGCCAGAATACTTAGAATTGTTACTAAGAACACTGGCTTGCTGAGGCCAGGATTCTTGGGGTGGGAGAGGGGAAAACTACCTTTGCCAACTTCTTGAGTAATTTTGGTGCCAATTCAAACAGGGCACAACATCAGGTCAGGGATTCTTAGGTGGCACATGGGACGTTACTCTTTGTGGGGCTTTCATACAAGGAGGGCAGGTTTCCACAAGGCTCTGAGAACAGCCTGAGTGGACTGGAATGGGCTCTCTAGCTCATGTGAATGCCACCGACACACACCCTTGGTTTGCCTGAACCGTTCCTTCCAGTAACCACAGAAGTGCTGAATTGGTGTAGTTCCACCTATTCTTCTAGTTGCATTGGGCTGAACCAAGCCAGAAATGAACTTTACTCTTTGGGAATTTGGCATTAAAACTGAGACAGAAACTGGGGAAGTGACTGGAGCATGGACCAGAGGAACTTGGAAATTGTGAGCCACCATTTTGCATGACCACATGGTCTGAGTGAGAAATAAGTCGgtggccaaggaaggactgaacaatgtgagagaaaggaaaggacagtGATAGAAGAGCCACAGGGTGACTCTGAGTCTGATCATGTTATCTGAGGGACATTGGGGCTTTTGAATATAGGTTAGTAAAGTCAAGGGCATTTTAGCACAAAGCGTTATTTGcactaaaataaattcaatttccaTGTTCAAGTGGCGGCCTTAGTTTCTGTTGCCAGAGTTTGAAATCGCTGCCTTGCAGACTGACCAAGGCAAGACATTATCAGATACCAACTGAGAGCTCTAGTGCTTGGGATCCCAGAGGCTCTACCACTCATCATGCTTAGAAAGAGCTTGAGAGGGCCAGGACTCAGGCTTCACACATAGACCCTCTTCCTGTCATGGTCTCATTATGTGACAACAGGGTTGAAAGAATTTGAGGGTGAGCTGTCCATCACATTTGCACCTGACTATACATACTCTAGCCCCTATCTGTTCTCTCTTCATTTGTTTGTGCTGTGACTTGCCCCTCCCTTTGCTTTATTGTTCCATCTAGGTGGTAAGGCTCCTGGAAAGAAACCAGAGGACTGGAAGACAGATCTTTATACTTTAGGAAGGAGCAAGCTGTTTCCATTGTCCTGCTATTTATTAAATTTCCTGATTGTGTAAATATATCATCTCACCTtaccctcccccctctctctcacacacacatacagagtgCTGAGCTCTTGGCACACAATACAACTCACTGGTTGACTATATACCATTTGGCCATTTGGGCATTTGGGTATTTGATCTCTCCAAATAAAGGAGATAAGATTAAGGAAAATGAGGACATCTGTTAACTCAACAGATGCTGTATCTGTGACCAGAACTATTACTTAGACATactctaattttttctttcttttccttgatgAGCCCACTGGTGCAGAGGCCTTTGGGGAATGCTGTTCTAGTTCTATATCCTTAGTACATGCTTGCCATGGGCCAAACTCACCAATTAGCTGCATATCCAAGGTGTGTTACCTAGAAAACAATATCATATTAGGAGCTGCAtttccctttttggggggaggggtaatacccagcagtgctctcagTTGCTtctgtgcattcaggaattattcctggcagtgataaggggaccatatgggatgccagggattgaacctggatcagcctcatgcaaagcagacaTCCTACTGCTATACATCACtcagcccccaccccacctttTTAACTGACTTAAATGCATTGCCAAGTCAGGCACAATCCCTTTTGGTTAACGAACAATATAAGAGATTTTCATTCACTGGAGTACTTTGACATTCCTTCCTTTAGGTCTTGAACCTTTTCACCTATAATCATCTTAGCAATCGGATTTAGGCAACTATTATCTCATTGGCCATTAGTAAAATGCTCATGTGGTCAAAAAGAAATACTCCCCTTTTGTAACCCTGATAATCATTAAATTTCAGGCCAGAAGCTTCCATTCTTATTTGATTCTTTGAGAGCTCTTACATCAGTTCTACTTAAAGCTTGAAGAAGCTCCAGAGAGATTAACTTTGATAATTTGGCAGGCAAAAGTTGTTGGTGATATTCACATATTCCATAACACCCAATGATAATGTTAGCAATAGCTTAtgtttattgtattgtatttatccaagagaatatcctttttttttttcaggcagatGGCTCAAGTATTTAGAGATAAAGTATCATAATGTGATAGTCATTTACTTAGAAGAAaaagcttatttttctttcagagagTCACTCCTTTTAGCAATAGGGCATTGTATTAATATCCACTTTAGGCTCTAGGTTTTCATGTGTATTCATGATGCTCTGAAACTTTCTTGCATCTTTAAAACTTTCATAATAAACAGTGTGTAACTTTATTCACAGTCTTTGAGAAGCCAAaccttcacttttatttatttatttatttattcattcattcattcattcattcattttggtttgtttaggtgctggagattgaactcagaacctcacatgtgcaaggcaagagaggtttgtctgtgaagccaagTCTTATAAAAAGAGTATCCAGCTGTGCTTTCTCAGCTTTCCTCTGCACACATACAATCCAGAAGGTTCTACTGCATCTTTTTTCAAGGCTCTCATCCAGGTCTAACATCTGATCTCTTTACAGCATGAAAAATTTGTTGAAAGGATGCATTTTGATAAGACAGCAAAGAAAATTAAGCTCAAAAATTTTCATCTAAAGAGTTAAACTAAGGTCATTTATATTATGACAGGTTAGAAAGGGTTAGgccacattttgtgtgtgtgtgtgtgtgtgtgtgtgtgtgtgtgtgtgtgtgtgtgtagacagacagacagggttgtattttttgctctaaaaaagtgaaggaaatGCCCCATCAGTACTCACTTCTCCTCAATCACTTGCTTCTGGTATTCTTCATACTCCTCTCTGGTCATGCCTTGTGCTGCTGCTGGATCTGAGGAAcctccttcttcttttgtttcttcagaGCTGCCCCCGAACCCTAAATTCTTTACCTGGTCGCTTATCATCTTTTTCATAAAGAAAGCCATAATTTGGCCTCTTCCTGCCCCACAAAAGAACCAAATCTCAGACACAAATAgcaacaaagagaaaaaacagaataaagcCAACAACGATACCTGGAATGCCAAGGTCTCAGTGCCACCTCACCTGACCGAGGGCCTGAGCCAGAGTGATGTGGGGGCCTTGAGCTGAttagatctccagcaccccaagaGCAGCAGATGGCTCTGATAACTTAAGCACAGCTGCTCGCTGCAGACCTTCCAGCATTAAGACACTAAACCTCATTTCAGGAGAGGAAATCCGGAGCTACCGGCCCTTTGCCTGACTTGCTTCCAAATTTAACTCCTCAGTGCAAGGGCTCCACTGGGGTCATCAGTGGTATAGACAGAGACAAATCAAGGGGCTGGACACTGTCAATGAACAGACAACACATTGAGGTCACTGTGGTAGAGACCTGACAACCAACGTCAGGGAAGAtaagggaggaggaaaaggaggaccAAAAGTAGAAGTAACTCAGTAGTTTGGTGGAGGGACTGGACCACCTGGGTAGTGGTTCAGGGCGTGCATATCAGTGAATAGTCTGGGGTGGTGGGCAGAGAAAGGTCAGACTAGAGGTGACATAGATTTAGGGGCAGGGTGGAGGACTGTGGGCACTTTGATGAGTGTATCCTGCCAACATGATAAACTTAAAACAGGATTGCAACCTTAGTCCCTGATCATagtaaatttcttttgttttgttttgtttttgtttgtttgtttgtttttgtttttgggcacacccagcggtgctcaggggttactcctggctgtctgctcagaaatagatcctggcaggcacaggggaccatatgggacaccgggattcgaaccaacctccttaggtcctggatcggctgcttgcaaggcaaacaccactgtgctatctcttcgggcccgatcttaataaatttcttttgaaaaagtgTTGCCCTGAAATTCATCCCAGCTGCCTGCTGAGAAGCCTAGCATGGATTGCCTAGAATGGATTGCCTCATTCTAGCCTCTTGAGTCAGCTGTTGAAAGCTGAGCCCAAGTGGTGCCAACCTGGAAGGCTCAGTGAGCAGAAACTTCCTGATTCATCCCTTTCTTTTACTGGCCTCCAAGGTCTCTTGGCTTTGCTTGTCTTCTCTGCAGTTCGGTGGAGAAGGTGTCCTGGCCTAAGTACCTAGTTGCGGGCCAGAGACTTCTGGAAGTCTTCCTTCATCACACTTTGTTAGAGTCTGAGTTGACACCCCAAAAGGCGTTTGAGAGTCAGAGaccacctccaataatgcaagatggaaaagggagtttattcggtTAGCCGGGGTTCCAGCCTCACCCAACTAAGGGATTCTTGACAAGGAACCCGAGTCacatcttcaagcagtttatctagaaatcacaagcagtcacagtataatcatttcattgtatagatgtcttaattaatcactgaCTTTCctggctcaactttggttgtctagggatattCTTGATTCAAACCCTGGCTGTCAAGGGATACTCTGACTCAAACTTTGGTTGTCAAGGGAGCCTTATCAGATAGAACTTTCCAAGCTCACTCAAACCCTAGTTTCTTATTTCTGGAGGGCATCACCTTTGGTTTTCTCTCTTAGGAAGAACTACTGCACTGGGgtaagtgattgaacccaggggtTTGAACCACAGGGCTGGAAAGATCAAAAATGCACAGGAAGTCCAAGCTAATCTTTAGTTCCACCCAGTCTCCAGAGCACAGTCAGTACCTCTCAGCTTCAAgtcagtagtccctgagcatcattgggtgtggccccaaacaaaagagcTAAACTAGATTTTGACCGAGAATGTGTGTTTTATCTACTTTAGGACACAATTTCCCTTTTCAAGTCAATACAAAATTTGGTTAACTTAATTTCTCCACTAGGGCCCATAAATGGCTTCCTAGTGATCCTTCCCAGGAATTCCAAAGTAAGTGACAACTGCCTAAAGGAGGGATTATGGTGTGGGACAGGAGGGCCAACTGGTAGGACATTTGGGAGACAGGAAGGAGGTCTGCAAGGCCATAGtggaaaaaaggttgaaaaacacttgTTTAAGTGGTCTTGATttgctgggtttttgtttgtttatttgggggacacacccagtggtgctcaagggttactcctggctctttaactcaggaat from the Suncus etruscus isolate mSunEtr1 chromosome 10, mSunEtr1.pri.cur, whole genome shotgun sequence genome contains:
- the CPLX4 gene encoding complexin-4; the protein is MAFFMKKMISDQVKNLGFGGSSEETKEEGGSSDPAAAQGMTREEYEEYQKQVIEEKIEKEAAAFTQRKAERACLRVFTLDDKYRPPKSEMDENQIHMAGDQVDLPEDLQKMVDEDQEEEEDKNSILRQLQSLQNMDLDTMKEKAQATITEMRQTAEQKCSVM